The following nucleotide sequence is from Myxocyprinus asiaticus isolate MX2 ecotype Aquarium Trade chromosome 21, UBuf_Myxa_2, whole genome shotgun sequence.
gtaaaggttagtatgatattttatcacactagaatcaTGCTATCACGCttattgttaatgtcttgtggctatacttttgaatcaatgcgtattttaacgtttacggattggcccccattgacttccattgagcCTCATTGGAACgcagacttttgctttttttaaagaaaaggaggtacaaaataaatttttttggtaatcaacattatgccacaaatgctgtcgattgagcttaacttgtattgaacccaaaatattccttttaatcaGTATTAAAAATCAGTAAAAACATGCGTAAAACTAGATCAATTTACCTGAGGAGCAAAATTGCGTAAGATATTTAAGGAatcttccaggttcaatacaatttactcaagctcaatctacagcatttgtggcataatgttgattaccacaaaaaaattatcttgacttttttcttatttatttaaaaaagcaaaaattgctgTTACAGTCAGGtactgacaatggaagtgaatggggccagttcataaacattaaaatacacactgtttaaaaagtatagccacaagacataaacattatacatgtaaacatgattttaatgtgacttactaaccttatctgtgcaaagttatatcaaatattaCAAATTCCTTGGCATGACAATGTATTggcagtaaaccctgtaatctggtaaacgccGAAACGGCAGTAAATATctgatgttatcacactaaaccTATAATTTTTACGTCTTATGGctaaacttttaaaacagtgtggccccatttacttccattgtaagtgccttactttaacAGCAATTcctttgtgcgtgtgtgtgtaataaagagttggatttcttattttttaatgctGTCaaataagcttaacttgtactaaacccagaacattcctttaagttttttATTCTTATCCCTATTCTTATTCTtatgtgttttgcatttttaaagcattaaatattgttagatttatgcttaaaaataataataataataattatatatatatatatatatatatatatatatatatatgccagtggggtaagacaaataaactttcagaaaaacaagtcttaatatcttacgcAATTTTCTCCCTCAAGTAAATTAATCTTGGTATAAGGACGGTAAGCTATTTTACTGAAAAACGAGAGTAACAtactgatttttttgtttgttttttgttgttggttttttttgcagtgcagacaCATTTTCAAGCTTGGACGCAGAAAACGAATCCTCAGCACTTGCTGAAGGTCCCCTCAGCTttctctgtaatcatttacttttGTGTGCCATTAATGAACTCATTTGATTTACTTTCCTCAGCCAAAGAAGAGCTGCAGTCCAAACACAGTGAGCAAAGAACAAAGAGAGCTGCTCCATGGAGGATAATTTCACATTGAGAGGTTTCTTCGTGATGCTCTTGAGGCTTTGAGGGAAATGGCTTTTTGTTTTCAGAGCCACAGATTGTCTTTGAAGCCTTGAGCCTCAGGAGATGCTCTACACCACAGACTGCACATTCAggtccctctctccctctctctccattTTTCAGTTACACGTTCTCACACTCTGACTCACAGCTTAGCTGAAAACAAAGATGATCCCACGGCAGTGTGAGACTATTGTTGAGGACTAGATGTTTACCTGCGTGTACTGACACACACTCACCTTCCCTCGCAGTCACAGCGATGTTCCTGCAGTCGTCGTACTGTCGAGATACAAACACAGAGAAGCAAGATCTATAATCAACTGCTAATCCAATTAACTACATGAAAACAATGCCACAAAATGCAGTCTTAAAAGGCATTTGCATCAACACATCACAATATCACAGTGCCAAGCAGCTTGACTTTGTCACAGTAAAATAGCTTCAGTTCAATCAAACCACATATAAATTAATGTAATCAAGTTAACATTGTTCCACATTGTTCAGTTCTAATTGCTCAGCACATTTTACCTCTTCAGAGTCTGCGCCGTTTGTGGCAGTTGAAGCTATGTGTATTGATGATCTAGAGCTGGGTCAATTAGCCCTAAAAAGCAtggacacacagagagagagagagagaaagagagagcaaaaggaggaggcgggagagAGTGCACAGATCCACTGGAATAAATATGACGTGGAGCCAGAGCAACTTCTCCAGCCCTCTGTACTCAGCGAGGGCACTGTCACCATGGCAACGGCAGAGCAGTGATAGCTCACCGGGGCACACAAGGCACGGCATTATTCTGTCTCTCACTCACTGGAAATTCACAGTTCCACTCAGACAGGCAGGCACGTAGGCAGGCAGGAGAACAGTCAGGCAGACAGGCACCTTGTTTTCAATTAGCTCTACTGGTTCTGAGCCCCACTATCCCAGTCACCTGTGACCTGCTACAAGGACAGACACTGCTTAATGCAAAGATTATTTGAGGTTATTTGGGAAGAGGTTCATATGGGTCACATATCATTATAGGAAAAAGGGATACTTGCAGACTCCATGTTAAAAAAGCAAAGAGTCTGTGTCAAATTGGCTGAAAGTCGAGGGTTTATATGGCATTGCCAAATGAGAGATTCATTAGTTTAGTTTTGGCAGAATGACAAAAGCAGCCACCTTCTTGCATGAAACTTCCAGTGGTCTACTGCCATTATTATAGATATAACTCAAATAGTTTGACCAAAGTTGAAATCAAGTACACTGGAAATTCTCTGCTAAAAACaatcaatcaaacaaacaaacaacttaaaccagcctaagatacGAAGCTGCCAGTTTATATGGTTTTAGAGagattttgggcacttgtcacCTGGACAGGCTGGAACAtcagctggttgaccagctaaaAACAAGGTTAGAGAGACCACATAAAACagataaggaatagttcacccaaaaattaaaattatctcatcatttactcactttttatgccatcccagatgtgtatgactttctttcttttgctgaacacaaattaagatttctagaagaGCATCTCATCtatgcaggtccatacaatgcaagtgaatggtgaccagacctttaaaaCTCCTAAAATCACAAAGGCcatttaaaagtaatccacatgactccagtggtttaatatacagtatgtcttctgaagcgatccaatcactttgggtgagaaacagattcatatttcaatccttttatactagaaatctccactttcactttcaaaatgtgaaagtggagatttatagtaaaaaggaaataaatattgatctgtttctcacccacacctatcatattgcttctgaagacagatttatcCACTAGAGccatgtggattaattttatgtggcctttatttgatttttggagcttgaaaggtctggtcaccattcatttgcattgtatggacctacagagctgaaattttcttctaaaaatgtaaatttgtgttctgcagaaggaagtcatatacatctgggatggcatgaaggtgagtaaataataaaataattgaaatgtttgggtgaactatccctttaagcatttttttttttcccccagggttttgcttcaaggcaagtcagtccagtCCAGTCGGaggccatcttgggaatgctcccaggcagcttttttctatggatacaagtagtgtaaaagtacagctcctatctacttgaaagaggaaagaccgaaatctccaagatagttggtcaagattacaatcaaataacatttcaaatcagtagtaaaatctgacaacaatgatataaaatgtgcttctttagCCCAgatcagtaaaaaacaaaaaaaacaaaaaaaaagatttttcaggctggtccagctaacgCACGTTCTCAAGTTAAccaacaggcgatgtctgtatctaaaaggtgactgacTCTTTTACCTTCAAGGCAGAACATTTCTACACCCGCCTtgttgggtgttccagtttctcccattcattttaatacacgTGGTCCTTCTCAGGATAAACAGTCTCTGCTGAGTCATTCCTAAGTGAATTAGATAGGGAAAATGTTAACATCCAGACAGTTCTCAAGAACTATAATAGGCTTCTTCTTAATTAGCTGTCAGGCAGTGTAAAAAACACTCCACCCAGTGGGCTGAGATGCAGTGTGTCAGAACTCATCGTGGATGATTCCTTCACTGTAATTTGCTTGCTTaggaaaatacagtatgttttataaacAACAGTTCTGGCcaaaaaatatgatattttattgTCCTTTGAGTAATGTCTGGTTCCTGCTAAAAGCAAAGCTGAGTAATGAGACAGGCAAAGAGGATGGAGGGGAATGTTGAGTGCCAAGTGATTCCATCCATGTGTTCCAGTCTTAACCAGTCTGAGCAGAAACTCCTCAGTGCAGCAGCTGCTACCGCTGTTCTAATGACGAGAGCCACACAATGGAAGGTGACCCACTTATTGTGCCACGTCCCTCAGCAATTCGCCGCCTCCAAAGACAGTCTGGCCCAATTTCGACAGTCCTCTTGTACACATTGTGTTTATTATGGGGTGGGAGGGTGTTTGATAGAATGCAGCCTTAAAATGATCTAGTGCAGATGCTGTGCCCACCCATAATAATAAGCCAACATAGCAATGTGATTAAGTCCACCTGGAAAGCAGAGGATTAATGTCTAGAGGTCTTCGCAGAAGATCTCCAGAcaagttcatcaaaagaaaaatattgGCATGTTCCAAATTATTTTCCACCTAAATTTGGAACAAATATGGCAAATTTAGGACACACACCACTATGTGgaagaaggatatagctgcaggcagagctccaaaaaggggaggGAGTTCCAAACTGCCAGCAAATATATAGCAAGCAAAGATATaactaacccttaccctaactgTGTGTGAAAGTGACTCCTTTTGGacttggcgcaacccccttttttaagtaaccccgccctctttgggagattccacccccatttggagatctctatACCTACTACTTGAAAATAATCTGCCCTACAGTGCCTTTAGCATCACATCCCTTTTGATCTCCGGCTAGTGGGATACTACATTTGAAAGAAAGAACACTTTTGGTCTCTGTACTGCTAAAGTTAGTTTTATGGTTtgagttagtgttattattacaTATATAAGTAATTACTACTCAAATATATCCGGAAATTGGATGCGCTGTGCCTCTTACGTCACATCCATTTATCTGTTTCATTCATAAAATGTTTGCTCAGTAACACTGGATCTCCCATAATTGATGACactataaaactatatataaactatatacaCTGACTGAattctttattaggaacacaatggtcctaataaagttcctgaTGTGATCTTCTGCTCTTGTAGCCCACCcatctcaaggttcgatgtgttgtgcattctaagatgctattctgtgtactacaattgtacagagtggttatctgagttaccatagcctttctgtcagctcgaaccagtttggctattctctgttgacctctcttatcaacaaggcatttccatccaaagaactgtcactcactggatgttttttgtttttggcaccattctgagtaaacactagagactgttgtgtgttacagaaatactcaaaccagcctgcctggcaccaacaatcatgccacagtcgaaatcaatTAGAAAAGTTATCTTCTTAATGTGCTGACTCCAGCTCTGATTGTGGCAAATAGTGCAattgtaaagctgctttttagACTGATCTGCCTCTGGCAACAGCAGCATATGCTGGACAATAGCTTGAGTAATTCAGTCAGCATGTTTGTATATAATTCAGAGCAGATATGAACTATCCTAAGCATGTGCACTTTATATATCATAAAAGCAAATAACAGTTAAATGTGGACTGAGGAAAATACTACATAAAAATGTTAAGATGCAAAATTTCCAAGCAAGTAGTATATGGACACTCACTGATCTAAATAAACATGAAGATGACAAATTCCCAGTCACTGCCACAATGAAATGAAAAGTCTCAGTAACACTGCATTATTTAGTCCTACTAGCACAGCACAACTATTTGTAAACAGCATCAAGAGTTATACATCTAATTAATCTAAGTACACTTCTGATGACTGAATTGATTGCTTCTGTCAACATTAGTTTCCAAGATACAgcatttgatttcattgatagaGAGGAGAGTTGGCAGGCAAAACAAACTGGATTTCCTACTGGTTGAAGCTGTGTAGCTGGTCGAAAAAAAGAGATGTAGACCAAACTATAGTATTACTTATATTTGAATAGTcttggcttgttcacaatcacaGTTAGTTCCAAACTTTTATGTCTTACGAATGTGaaaagtttaaaataattttgctttAACATGCCAACATGCTTTAACGACATTGTTCATGTGTTGACAGTAACTAGGAGTAAAGGCAAGAGTAAGAAGAAAGATGTAAAATGGGCTTGCCAGAGCATCCATCtatgtattcatgcaaaatcCACTGACAAGAATTCATAGACAAGTTTGTCTCTTTGCCAATAACAAAAGTTTAATACGTATGGATTAACAAATGTCAAAACTTTGTCATGTCAAATATGAGACttacaacattatttttttattataaagtcCTCTCAGGTAGTCCTGAGATTAAACTAAAAATAAGAAACTCTGCTTGAATCCATTCAGGAACAAGTTTGTTTggaaaataaacataaatgtgaAGAAATCTTCAAGACTGTCATAAGGTTTTGGCCTTGAAACGAGCAGATGAATAAACATGATGCCTTTTCCGTGcttcatttttgttgtttagcTTGTTTAACTCTTGCTGTGAAGGAATTTGTATGAATTCACACTTTTCAAGGGAATCTTTAAGCCAAAGGTTTAGAATGCAAGATGTGTACAATTTCAGGCAGCCAATGACAATTTAACTCCAAAGATATAGGATCCTGTTCATTCCAGGAAGTAAGTAGAGGGAAATAAGGCCAGTCACACTCCATCTAGTCCATTTCTGTTGCATCAAGCTCTGCTAGAAATTTCTGGCACTTAGCGATGAGCACATTAATGGCCTCACTAACCAGGACATCAGGAGGGAGGATTCCTGTAGACTCAACTGAGACTGCAGAGAAAAGACATTGGGAAAATTGGACAATGCCATTCAGAAATCACCACCAAACAACAATGTCATGCAATACCCTTTGCTGTGAACACACATATGAAATGATCCCGAACTCTGCCAAGTTTCACCAAGTTCTTTAAGTCATCGTGCCGAAGTACTTCTCTGCTGCATGTGTCCAAACGACTGTTAACCACCTTTGCCACTTGCTTTCCTGAAATTCATTGTTAGTTTTAATACAACATCATCAAAATACCAAACATGTAAATAAACTGGAAGAACCCTACCATTGACATTCTCTAGTTCAATAACTCCAGTTGAGAAGCAGTGCTTTAACCTCTCAGCCTTTTCTCCCTCAATGGTCTGTAATAATGTGATTTCAGGAAGAAGTCTGTAACTTGCAGTGGCCACTGGAGAAAACTTTGCATGATCCTTGCCTGTGACGTGCAAATAAGTAGATGATAACAATCTCAAAACAGTTCTCTAGCTGACAAACCAAAGCCTCTTTTATTATTTTACCTATTCCTTTGACACAGTGCATGACTATATCAAGTTCCTGCCCTGGGCGGAGCTGTGCAAGCAAAATGTCCTCATGCACAGGACAAATCTTGGCATCTGCGAACACATCAGCCTGGTTTCCAACTGGGACCCATTTTATGTCACCAGAGTAGACTGAAAGCAAATACGAAAGTCTTTGTTGTTATAAATATTGTAACCACCACAGTGAAATCTAGAATGTTTCATCATTGTTTTGCAAAGCAATATATTTGCATATCTAACAGTATTCTGTTGGTTGTGTGTTACCATAGACTGATAAATCAGAtggtatttggccattttgagttGATGAATACTGACAGATTACCGATAAAGTTTTGAGATGTTTTTAGTCAATTGAGTTACATTTAATTCcagaatgttaaaacatttaattcCAGCATGTATGTGTACATCTCAGTTGTTATAATTAAAGTgatgtagcctatatatatatatatatatcatacaataTATaactttaatattatatatatatatatatatgccttgttgataagagaggtcaacagagaatggccagactggttcttcGATCTGACAAAgtatacggtaactcagataaccgctctgtaccattgtggtgagaagaatatcaactcagaatgctgttctgtgatacgggttggtgctgttttgtgggggacctacacaatattaggcaggtggttttaatgttgtggctgatcagtgtgtgtgtagtatatatatatatatatatatatatatatatatatacacacacacacacacacacacacagttgtgctcaaaagtttgcataccctggcagaaattgtgaaattttggcattgcttTTGaaaacaatacttgttgacccctctccaaacataacacttatagttgtgatcataaagctctattttggtctcatcactccaaattacagtgtgccagaagctgagagGCGTGTCATGGTGTTGTcgtgcatattgtaaccgggctttatggcactggcttctttctggcaactcgaccatacagctcatttttgttcaagtattgtcgtattgtgctccttgaaacaaccacaccgtctttttccagagcagcctgtatttctcctgaggttacctgtgggtttttctttgtatcctgaacagttcttctggcagttttggctgaaatctttcttggtctacctgaccttggcttggtatcaagagatccccgaattttccacgtcttaagtaattgaacagtactgactggcattttcaaggctttggatatatttttatatccttttccatctttataaagttccattaccttgttacgcaggtctcttgacagttcttttctgctccccatggctcagtatctagcctgctcaatgcatccacgtgagagctaacaaactcattggctatttatacacagacactaactgaaatttaaaaagccacaggtgtgggaaattaaactttaattgccatttaaacctgtgtgtgtcaccttgtgtgtctgtaacaaggccaaacattcaagggtatgtaaacttttgatcagggccatttgggtgatttctgttaccattatgatttaaaaaggagccaaacaactatgtgataataaatggcttcatatgatcactatccttaaataaagggcagtttttttgcatgaccagtcatatttttaaaatcagtgccaaaatttcacaatttctgccagggtatgcaaacttttgagcacaactaatatatatatatatatgattatgatatatatttttatattttataatataaatacttttttaaacatcatggaatcattaaataaactgcactttacTCACCCATATGAATGAGATATAATTCCTTGGGATCTGAAGAGTCTTTAGGGGCTCGAGGATTCCTGGTGCATTTGACCTTTAGCTGAAGCTGGATTGTGTCAATTTCTGTGCCTTCCTCATCCTCTGATAAAAAGAAGAGACAGTTGTAATTTCACATCATTAATTTAACACAGTAATGCAGTAACAGGGACTACAAGGAAAATGTTTCTCAATCGGTTCTTTGGAgcagaaattttatttttcagttccAGTGTTCCGCTGCCTCTTTTCCAATtggtaaccagttagaacaaaaataaaatgttgaaaatgacagtactctgtgttaACGGTGGGTGatgtaccagttgcagtg
It contains:
- the LOC127412270 gene encoding DNA-directed RNA polymerases I and III subunit RPAC1-like isoform X2; translated protein: MTAKMAAPRNNVDEIRDRVILGEFGVKNVHSTDYPGNYPGYDDTWDFEKFKKNFRIDIVHSDENTLEFDMVGIDAAIANAFRRILLAEVPTMAIEKVFIYNNTSIIQDEILAHRLGLVPIKADPRLFEYRSAEDEEGTEIDTIQLQLKVKCTRNPRAPKDSSDPKELYLIHMVYSGDIKWVPVGNQADVFADAKICPVHEDILLAQLRPGQELDIVMHCVKGIGKDHAKFSPVATASYRLLPEITLLQTIEGEKAERLKHCFSTGVIELENVNGKQVAKVVNSRLDTCSREVLRHDDLKNLVKLGRVRDHFIFSVESTGILPPDVLVSEAINVLIAKCQKFLAELDATEMD
- the LOC127412270 gene encoding DNA-directed RNA polymerases I and III subunit RPAC1-like isoform X1, which codes for MTAKMAAPRNNVDEIRDRVILGEFGVKNVHSTDYPGNYPGYDDTWDFEKFKKNFRIDIVHSDENTLEFDMVGIDAAIANAFRRILLAEVPTMAIEKVFIYNNTSIIQDEILAHRLGLVPIKADPRLFEYRSAEDEEGTEIDTIQLQLKVKCTRNPRAPKDSSDPKELYLIHMVYSGDIKWVPVGNQADVFADAKICPVHEDILLAQLRPGQELDIVMHCVKGIGKDHAKFSPVATASYRLLPEITLLQTIEGEKAERLKHCFSTGVIELENVNGKQVAKVVNSRLDTCSREVLRHDDLKNLVKLGRVRDHFICVFTAKVSVESTGILPPDVLVSEAINVLIAKCQKFLAELDATEMD